The genome window TATAAGTGGGGAATACCCGTATCCGGTCAAAATGTACAGTGTTGTTGGAAGTCTGGTGTATTATTTATTATTTTATGTAGTCTCACATTTTTAACCCTTAACGACTGCTTATGCTAACGCTTGCTAAGAAAAGCAGGATGCTGCTTGCTTTGAAATCCTACAAAAAACAATTTCTTAACCGCGACCTTACTGAATTAGATGAATCCGGTACCCGTTTAATGATCAACAGCTTCCTTTGTGATGTGCTGGGCTACCTCCCTATTGAAGAGATTAAGACCGAGTACATGATCAAAGGCACCTATGCAGATTATGTGATCCAGATAGGCGGTATCCGTCATTTCCTGGTGGAGGTAAAGGCTTTGTCTTTACAGTTATCGGAAAAGCACCTGCGTCAGACCATTAATTATGGCGCTAATGAAGGTATTGAATGGGCCTTGCTGACCAATGGTAAGCATTTCGACTTTTATAAGATCCTTTTTAATAAACCGATTGAGTCCAGGAAGATATTTTCCGTAGACCTGACCGATGCTTCCACCCTGAAACATGATATTGAGCACCTGCAGTACCTGCATAAGGAAGCGATTATGAAGAAGGGCCTGAAGCAGTTATGGAATAAATGTGAAGCGCTTGACCCGCTGAATGTGGCTGGCATTATTTATAGTAAGGAAGTGGTGGGTGTGCTGAAGAAACTCATCCGGAATAAGTATGGCGAGAAGTGCGAAGAGGCTGATATTATCAAGTCGCTGAACAGGATCGTCCTGGAAAAGATTGATCCAGCACTGATTAAGGTGCACCGGAGTGGTAAACCCGATCGGAAAGGTAAGAAAGTGGCAGCAGTGGTTGAGGAGCCATTGGTGGAGGTGCCGGGGGGTGTTAATAATGGACAGGAGGCAGTGCTGGAGTGAGCAATAAAAAGCCCCACGTTGTGCGCGGGGCTTAAGAAATTCTTCGGCTTATAGCCTTGTTGTGATTTGCGATACAATAATATAATTTAATACTTAACTCCCCAAATAAGATGACAAATATTTTAGGGATAGATTTAGGAACAAACTCAATTGGTTGGGCAATAAGAGACTTAAATAGCGATACTGATGATCAAATCGTAGATTATGGTGTCAT of Paraflavitalea devenefica contains these proteins:
- a CDS encoding type I restriction enzyme HsdR N-terminal domain-containing protein, whose product is MLTLAKKSRMLLALKSYKKQFLNRDLTELDESGTRLMINSFLCDVLGYLPIEEIKTEYMIKGTYADYVIQIGGIRHFLVEVKALSLQLSEKHLRQTINYGANEGIEWALLTNGKHFDFYKILFNKPIESRKIFSVDLTDASTLKHDIEHLQYLHKEAIMKKGLKQLWNKCEALDPLNVAGIIYSKEVVGVLKKLIRNKYGEKCEEADIIKSLNRIVLEKIDPALIKVHRSGKPDRKGKKVAAVVEEPLVEVPGGVNNGQEAVLE